A genomic segment from Armatimonadota bacterium encodes:
- a CDS encoding DUF402 domain-containing protein, with protein MKPLGAIKEVKTTLGGQRQEFACALLDRSPSHVVVYYPVGTRRRVGSLLLPRGTQSFGYFWRDRPYTVYHWLTPEGRTLGFYVNLADQVEFRPGEVRWRDLAVDLLFNADGSRVQVLDEEETAGLPPDLRAKIDALRNHVLTHRDDLLAEVRGATEHLRRRGRRGGALRGRQ; from the coding sequence GTGAAGCCGCTCGGCGCGATCAAGGAGGTCAAGACGACGCTGGGAGGCCAGCGCCAGGAGTTCGCCTGCGCCCTGCTCGACCGGTCCCCCTCCCACGTCGTGGTCTACTACCCCGTCGGCACCCGGCGCCGGGTGGGGAGTCTGCTCCTGCCCAGGGGGACGCAGAGCTTCGGTTATTTCTGGCGGGATCGGCCCTATACCGTCTACCACTGGCTGACGCCGGAAGGCCGGACGCTGGGGTTCTATGTCAACCTGGCCGACCAGGTTGAGTTCCGCCCAGGAGAAGTGCGCTGGCGGGATCTGGCCGTGGACCTCCTCTTCAATGCCGACGGCAGCCGCGTCCAGGTCCTGGACGAGGAGGAGACGGCCGGCCTTCCACCCGACCTGCGGGCAAAGATCGACGCCCTGCGCAACCATGTGCTGACCCACCGCGACGACCTCCTCGCCGAGGTGCGGGGAGCCACCGAGCACCTCCGGCGGCGCGGCCGACGGGGAGGCGCCCTTCGGGGGCGGCAGTGA